A single genomic interval of Gemmatimonadales bacterium harbors:
- a CDS encoding Hsp20/alpha crystallin family protein, giving the protein MLTLTRRPTRMLDDAFFRAWPFSPEADGALTANWVPAVDVFEDKDAVRITVEVPGVNPDDIKISLEQNVLTISGEKQQVSEEQTERVHRYERAYGSFTRSFTLPSSVDAERIEAQTDNGVLSIMIPKAEKAKPRQIQVKAAHK; this is encoded by the coding sequence ATGTTGACCCTGACTCGCCGTCCCACCCGCATGCTCGACGACGCCTTCTTCCGTGCCTGGCCCTTCAGCCCGGAGGCCGATGGGGCCCTGACCGCCAACTGGGTGCCGGCGGTCGACGTGTTCGAGGACAAGGACGCCGTGCGCATCACGGTGGAAGTGCCCGGAGTGAATCCGGATGACATCAAGATTTCGCTGGAGCAGAACGTCCTCACCATCAGCGGGGAGAAGCAGCAGGTCAGCGAGGAGCAGACCGAGCGGGTGCACCGCTATGAGCGGGCGTACGGGAGCTTCACCCGCAGCTTCACCCTGCCGTCCTCGGTGGACGCCGAGCGGATCGAGGCCCAGACCGACAACGGGGTGCTGTCGATCATGATCCCCAAGGCGGAAAAGGCCAAGCCGCGGCAGATCCAGGTCAAGGCCGCGCACAAGTAG
- a CDS encoding sensor histidine kinase: protein MQLPLPPVGMERAAGILEAVILAALAGLCLHLYRRYRKPYFAWFAAAWGMYVLRMWAILSFLTTARPEWLYWHQVFTGWTALALLWAALVFVRQPQWRNRYLLVALFPPIWSYIAIYRLDHFVWAALPAVLFLSFATLATGWVFFRHFDRVGGTGAGLLAGSFTLWGVHHLDYLILRAQGAWNPWGYYLDIFFELAVGTGILLLVLDDLRRGLSALGALSGDLQRAGREDQDVLAALLERPLALPGVSGTGLYMRSEDGVHCVRGAGICAEWPPQPPAELAATLRQAMATGRPQLGASATRRGREHLFQAVLPVFRGSEASGALVLTGNARDPFAALDEGFMVTLGQQVGAGLANADLTRRLHLRTVELARLSARMVEQHEEERRRLSRELHDETAQVFSAVKMELGVLREGVPGAAVERIDHALELVDTGIRGIRSVVHSLRPSLLDDLGLLPALRSLITEFTQRSGLAVTLDAPAALVPLSKDAELALFRALQEALSNVARHAEAGTVAVSIRQDKARLALTVQDDGRGLPEGITTDTIERPGHMGITGMRERIGALGGTVAVEAPAGAGVRLLVTLPLDAARPITTTQGPTA from the coding sequence ATGCAACTCCCCCTTCCACCGGTCGGCATGGAGCGCGCGGCGGGCATCCTCGAGGCGGTGATCCTCGCGGCGCTGGCTGGGCTCTGCCTGCACCTCTACCGGCGGTACCGGAAGCCCTACTTCGCCTGGTTCGCCGCCGCGTGGGGCATGTATGTCCTCCGGATGTGGGCCATCCTCAGCTTCCTGACCACCGCGCGCCCCGAATGGCTCTACTGGCACCAGGTCTTCACCGGGTGGACCGCGCTGGCGCTCCTCTGGGCGGCGCTGGTCTTCGTCCGCCAGCCGCAATGGAGGAACCGGTACCTCCTCGTCGCCCTCTTCCCGCCCATCTGGTCCTACATCGCCATCTACCGGCTCGACCATTTCGTGTGGGCGGCGCTGCCGGCGGTACTCTTCCTCTCATTCGCCACACTGGCCACCGGATGGGTGTTCTTCCGGCACTTCGACCGGGTGGGCGGCACCGGCGCGGGGCTCCTGGCCGGGTCGTTCACCCTGTGGGGCGTTCACCATCTCGACTACCTGATTCTGCGCGCCCAGGGCGCCTGGAATCCGTGGGGCTATTACCTCGATATCTTCTTCGAGCTGGCGGTGGGGACCGGGATCCTGCTGCTGGTACTGGACGACCTGCGCCGCGGGCTCAGCGCCCTCGGCGCCCTCTCCGGCGACCTGCAGCGGGCGGGCCGGGAAGATCAGGATGTCCTCGCGGCGCTCCTTGAGCGCCCGCTGGCGCTGCCGGGGGTGAGCGGCACGGGGCTCTACATGCGGAGCGAGGACGGCGTACACTGCGTGCGTGGCGCCGGCATCTGCGCGGAGTGGCCGCCGCAACCGCCCGCGGAACTGGCGGCCACCCTGCGGCAGGCGATGGCCACCGGCCGACCGCAGCTTGGCGCGTCGGCCACGCGCCGCGGGCGCGAGCACCTGTTCCAGGCCGTGCTGCCGGTGTTCAGGGGGAGCGAGGCCTCCGGCGCGCTGGTCCTGACCGGGAACGCCCGCGATCCGTTTGCGGCGCTCGACGAGGGATTCATGGTGACGCTCGGCCAGCAGGTGGGGGCCGGCCTGGCCAACGCCGACCTGACCCGCCGCCTGCACCTCCGTACGGTGGAACTGGCCCGCCTCTCCGCCCGGATGGTCGAGCAGCACGAGGAGGAGCGGCGCCGCCTCAGCCGGGAACTGCACGATGAAACGGCGCAGGTCTTCTCGGCGGTCAAGATGGAGCTGGGCGTCTTGCGGGAGGGCGTGCCCGGCGCGGCCGTGGAACGGATCGACCATGCGCTGGAACTGGTGGACACCGGCATCCGCGGCATTCGAAGCGTCGTGCATTCACTGCGGCCCTCGCTGCTCGACGACCTCGGGCTGTTGCCCGCGCTCCGGTCGCTCATCACCGAGTTCACGCAGCGGAGCGGCCTGGCGGTGACGCTCGACGCCCCGGCCGCACTCGTTCCGCTCTCGAAGGATGCCGAGCTGGCGCTCTTCCGCGCGCTGCAGGAGGCGCTCTCCAACGTCGCCCGGCACGCCGAAGCCGGCACGGTGGCCGTCTCGATCCGGCAGGACAAGGCACGACTCGCGCTGACGGTGCAGGACGACGGCCGCGGGCTGCCGGAAGGCATCACCACCGACACCATCGAGCGCCCAGGCCACATGGGCATTACCGGCATGCGCGAACGCATCGGCGCGCTCGGCGGCACGGTTGCCGTCGAGGCCCCCGCCGGGGCGGGCGTCCGGCTGCTGGTGACCCTGCCCCTCGATGCCGCGCGACCCATCACCACCACGCAAGGACCGACCGCATGA
- a CDS encoding ABC transporter permease, which yields MSSPRRRVLTWFARRPAAGSWALLTPGLLWLAAFFAVPLVVLLGYSVMHRGTYWGVSPGFTLEHYRRFLDPLYLAIAWRTLWIALATTGLCLLLSYPVAYVIARAGRWRNLLLFLVILPFWTSFLIRTYAMIVLLRGGGVINSTLMGLGITTAPLDLLYTPGAVLAGLVYGYLPFMVLPIYASLERLDLDLIDAAEVLGARAFSRFRRVILPLSLPGVAAGSLLVFIPSLGAFLTPDLLGGAKTMMLGNLVQSQFGPARNWPFGAAVSFALMGVVFVGLLVWLRVRDAEAAA from the coding sequence GTGAGTTCGCCGCGCCGCCGTGTCCTCACCTGGTTTGCCCGCCGGCCCGCTGCGGGATCCTGGGCGCTGCTGACCCCCGGCCTGCTCTGGCTGGCGGCCTTCTTTGCCGTGCCGCTCGTGGTCCTGCTGGGGTACAGCGTGATGCATCGCGGCACCTACTGGGGCGTCTCGCCCGGCTTCACGCTGGAGCACTACCGGCGCTTCCTCGATCCCCTGTACCTGGCTATCGCCTGGCGCACGCTCTGGATTGCACTCGCCACCACCGGCCTCTGCCTTCTCCTCAGCTACCCGGTCGCCTATGTCATCGCGCGCGCCGGCCGGTGGCGGAACCTCCTCCTCTTCCTGGTCATCCTCCCCTTCTGGACCAGCTTCCTGATTCGCACCTATGCGATGATCGTGCTGCTGCGGGGTGGCGGCGTCATCAACTCGACGCTGATGGGGCTCGGGATCACCACCGCGCCCCTCGATCTCCTCTACACCCCGGGCGCGGTGCTCGCCGGCCTGGTGTACGGATACCTGCCGTTCATGGTGCTGCCGATCTACGCCTCGCTCGAGCGGCTCGACCTCGACCTCATCGATGCGGCCGAAGTGCTCGGCGCGCGTGCGTTCTCCCGGTTTCGGCGCGTCATCCTGCCACTCTCGCTTCCCGGGGTGGCGGCGGGCTCGCTGCTGGTGTTCATCCCCTCCCTCGGTGCCTTCCTGACGCCCGACCTCCTCGGTGGCGCCAAGACGATGATGCTGGGCAACCTGGTCCAGAGTCAGTTCGGCCCGGCGCGGAACTGGCCCTTCGGGGCGGCCGTCTCCTTCGCGTTGATGGGCGTGGTGTTCGTGGGACTCCTCGTCTGGCTCCGGGTGCGCGACGCCGAGGCCGCGGCGTGA
- a CDS encoding response regulator transcription factor: MTDDTAPIRILIADDHAIVREGIRHVFRQAPGFEVVAEAPRGDEALMVAREVVPDVAVLDITMPGLTGLQVASALHEELPGIRVVILSMHDNPEYVLEAVRAGAHAYLLKDLAATELRAAVSAVHAGESYYSQKIAAMLTTAVRGELEEAQRGQALDALTGRERDVLLGIVKGETNKEIAARFGISHRTVETHRESLMRKLRIRTVAGLTRFALEAGLDVGSG; this comes from the coding sequence ATGACCGACGACACCGCACCGATTCGTATCCTGATTGCCGACGATCACGCCATCGTGCGCGAGGGGATCCGCCATGTCTTCCGGCAGGCGCCGGGCTTCGAGGTCGTCGCCGAGGCGCCGCGCGGCGATGAGGCGCTGATGGTGGCCCGGGAGGTGGTGCCGGACGTGGCGGTGCTCGACATCACGATGCCCGGACTGACAGGGCTCCAGGTGGCGTCGGCGCTGCACGAAGAGCTGCCCGGGATCCGAGTCGTGATCCTCAGCATGCATGACAACCCGGAATACGTGCTCGAGGCGGTGCGGGCGGGCGCCCACGCCTACCTGCTCAAGGATCTCGCCGCCACCGAGCTCCGGGCGGCGGTGTCCGCCGTGCACGCCGGCGAGTCGTACTACAGCCAGAAGATCGCGGCGATGCTGACGACGGCGGTGCGGGGCGAACTCGAGGAGGCGCAGCGCGGGCAGGCACTGGACGCGCTCACCGGACGGGAGCGCGACGTGCTGCTCGGCATCGTGAAGGGGGAAACCAACAAGGAGATTGCCGCGCGCTTCGGCATCAGCCACCGGACGGTGGAGACCCACCGGGAAAGCCTGATGCGGAAACTGCGGATCCGCACGGTGGCCGGGCTCACACGGTTTGCGCTGGAGGCGGGGCTGGACGTGGGCAGCGGCTGA
- a CDS encoding TMEM175 family protein, producing MESRRIEALVDGVFAVAMVLLVLQVPLPELPAAPTPEGVITALFAVLPAVGSFALSFLILGTLWMGHHGQFRHIRRVDRTMLWLNVFLLLCIAFVPFVTVFLARYPLQPAALVVYGGTLLLCGVFLFAHWGHAVGHGCVGDEVTPEMAESIRERMSMGMVAYLLATIVGGFVPKVGLVLFACVPFLYMLPSRIDATILEEAAIGD from the coding sequence ATGGAGTCCCGCCGTATCGAAGCCCTGGTGGATGGCGTCTTCGCCGTCGCGATGGTGCTGCTGGTGCTCCAGGTGCCCCTGCCCGAGCTCCCCGCGGCGCCGACGCCGGAAGGCGTCATCACTGCGCTTTTCGCCGTGCTTCCCGCCGTCGGCAGTTTCGCGCTGAGCTTTCTGATCCTTGGCACGCTCTGGATGGGGCATCACGGCCAGTTCCGCCACATCCGGCGGGTCGACCGGACGATGCTGTGGCTCAATGTCTTCCTGCTCCTCTGCATCGCCTTTGTCCCCTTCGTGACCGTGTTCCTGGCCAGGTATCCGCTGCAGCCGGCCGCCCTGGTGGTCTACGGGGGGACGCTCCTCTTGTGCGGCGTCTTCCTCTTCGCCCACTGGGGCCACGCCGTCGGCCACGGCTGCGTGGGGGATGAGGTAACGCCGGAGATGGCGGAGTCGATCCGCGAGCGGATGTCCATGGGGATGGTGGCCTACCTGCTCGCCACGATTGTCGGTGGCTTCGTGCCGAAGGTGGGGCTCGTGCTCTTCGCCTGTGTGCCGTTCCTCTACATGCTCCCCAGCCGGATCGACGCGACCATCCTCGAGGAAGCCGCCATCGGGGACTGA
- a CDS encoding ABC transporter ATP-binding protein — translation MTESPPIVEFRRVSKSFGDSRAVDAVSFAIHPGEFFSLLGPSGCGKTTTLRLLAGFETPDPDGGEVRISGEVVNDRRPYERRIGMVFQSYALFPHLSVERNVAFGLEEHRVPRSEIPGRVERALGLVRLPPATFARRRPHQLSGGQRQRVALARALVLDPAILLLDEPLGALDLQLRKEMQFELKALNRSLGMTFVYVTHDQEEALAMSDRIAVMSEARVAQLGTPADIYENPRTEFVAQFIGEANLFGGTVGQGGGGAGNQRVVTMHDGRTFLVPKHSAVQPGGPVRIAVRPEWLDLFAPGAVPPGENALPGTIRDVVYLGETMHVIVGLADNQVVRIALRNEGQLLNPLPWRRDDAVMVAWRPDDCQVLEPV, via the coding sequence TTGACCGAGTCGCCGCCCATCGTCGAGTTCCGCCGCGTCAGCAAGTCCTTCGGTGACTCCCGCGCGGTCGATGCCGTCTCCTTTGCGATTCACCCCGGGGAGTTCTTCTCCCTCCTCGGGCCCAGCGGCTGCGGCAAGACCACCACCCTCCGGCTGCTCGCCGGATTCGAGACCCCCGATCCCGACGGCGGCGAAGTTCGGATCAGCGGCGAGGTCGTCAACGACCGTCGTCCCTACGAACGCCGCATCGGCATGGTCTTCCAGAGCTACGCGCTGTTCCCCCATCTCTCCGTCGAGCGCAACGTGGCGTTCGGCCTCGAGGAACATCGCGTCCCCCGTAGCGAGATTCCCGGCCGGGTGGAGCGGGCGCTCGGGCTCGTCCGGCTCCCCCCCGCCACCTTTGCCCGTCGCCGCCCGCACCAGCTCTCCGGGGGACAGCGGCAGCGGGTGGCCCTGGCCCGCGCCCTGGTGCTCGATCCCGCCATCCTCCTTCTCGATGAGCCGCTCGGCGCCCTCGACCTGCAGCTCCGGAAAGAGATGCAGTTCGAACTGAAGGCCCTCAACCGCTCGCTCGGCATGACCTTCGTGTACGTCACCCACGACCAGGAAGAGGCGCTGGCCATGTCGGACCGCATCGCGGTCATGAGCGAGGCGCGGGTCGCACAGCTCGGCACGCCCGCCGACATCTACGAGAATCCGCGGACGGAGTTCGTCGCGCAGTTCATCGGCGAGGCGAATCTTTTTGGCGGGACCGTCGGGCAGGGGGGCGGCGGGGCGGGGAACCAGCGGGTCGTCACCATGCACGATGGCCGGACCTTCCTCGTGCCGAAGCATTCGGCGGTCCAGCCCGGCGGTCCGGTGCGCATTGCGGTCCGGCCCGAATGGCTCGATCTCTTCGCGCCAGGTGCAGTGCCGCCGGGAGAGAACGCGCTCCCGGGCACCATCCGCGACGTCGTCTACCTCGGTGAGACGATGCACGTCATCGTGGGGCTGGCCGACAATCAGGTGGTGCGGATCGCGCTCCGGAACGAGGGGCAGCTCCTGAACCCGCTGCCCTGGCGTCGCGACGACGCGGTGATGGTGGCCTGGCGGCCCGACGACTGCCAGGTCCTGGAGCCGGTGTGA
- a CDS encoding ABC transporter permease: protein MTRRLSPLLVALVGGIFLLLHLPVLVLVLYSFNSSRFAASWSGFTLHWYARLLERPDILRALRLSLTVASISTLAATVLGTLIALGLSRRPFRGRRLVEGGLYLPIVTPEIVAGISLLILFVALRVPLGVGTVIVAHIAFTTPFVAVVVLARLRGMDRSLEEAALVLGADEVTAFRRITLPLLAPGILAGALLAFTLSLDDFVITFFVAGPGSTTLPVLVYSMVRRGVEPTINAVSALLVVLTTCTIALASRLGGTRGS from the coding sequence GTGACCCGCCGCCTCTCGCCGCTCCTGGTGGCGCTGGTCGGCGGGATTTTCCTGCTCCTGCACCTTCCGGTGCTCGTGCTGGTGCTCTACTCGTTCAACAGCTCGCGCTTCGCGGCATCCTGGAGCGGGTTCACCCTCCATTGGTATGCCCGCCTCCTCGAGCGGCCCGACATCTTGCGGGCCCTCCGCCTGAGCCTGACCGTGGCGTCGATCAGCACCCTGGCGGCGACGGTCCTGGGCACCCTCATTGCCCTGGGCCTCTCCCGGCGCCCCTTCCGGGGCCGGCGCCTGGTCGAGGGGGGCCTCTACCTGCCGATCGTCACCCCGGAAATCGTGGCGGGCATTTCGCTGCTCATTCTCTTCGTGGCGCTGCGCGTGCCGCTGGGCGTGGGCACCGTCATCGTGGCCCACATCGCGTTCACGACGCCCTTCGTCGCCGTGGTGGTCCTGGCCCGGTTGCGGGGGATGGATCGCTCGCTCGAGGAAGCGGCGCTCGTGCTCGGCGCCGACGAGGTCACCGCATTCCGGCGCATCACTCTTCCCCTCCTGGCGCCAGGGATTCTCGCGGGCGCGTTGCTCGCCTTCACGCTCTCCCTCGACGACTTCGTCATCACCTTCTTCGTGGCGGGGCCCGGCTCCACCACGCTGCCCGTGCTGGTCTACTCGATGGTGCGCCGGGGGGTCGAACCCACCATCAACGCCGTGAGCGCACTCCTCGTGGTGCTCACCACGTGCACCATCGCGCTGGCGTCGCGTCTGGGCGGGACGCGCGGCTCGTGA